From Lolium perenne isolate Kyuss_39 chromosome 5, Kyuss_2.0, whole genome shotgun sequence, a single genomic window includes:
- the LOC127298436 gene encoding germin-like protein 9-1, which produces MAWPSLALVVLLAVSIFVTDASDPDILTDFIVPPGTNMSLLDGAFFTYTDLNSSNAADPAKFTATKATAVEFPALLGQSVSYAALVFGAGTLNPPHIHPRASELLYVVQGPLMVGLVDEVAGKVYTQTLQTGDMFVFPKGMVHFQYNAGTELARAFSTFGGASPGTVSLPGAIFESGIDDNVLQKSFHVDQATVETLKHDLAPAAPGPVAPPPSTAAPGLSTRSAALAALVGLGAAFWL; this is translated from the coding sequence ATGGCGTGGCCGTCTTTGGCTTTGGTCGTTCTGCTCGCCGTGTCCATCTTCGTCACTGACGCCAGCGACCCGGACATCCTGACGGACTTCATCGTGCCCCCGGGCACCAACATGTCCCTCCTAGACGGCGCCTTCTTCACCTACACCGACCTCAACTCCAGCAACGCCGCCGACCCGGCCAAGTTCACGGCCACCAAGGCGACCGCCGTGGAGTTCCCGGCGCTGCTCGGACAGTCCGTCTCCTACGCTGCCCTCGTCTTCGGCGCCGGCACCCTCAACCCGCCGCACATCCATCCGAGGGCGTCGGAGCTGCTGTACGTGGTGCAGGGCCCACTAATGGTGGGGCTCGTCGATGAGGTGGCCGGCAAGGTGTACACGCAGACGCTGCAGACCGGCGACATGTTCGTGTTCCCCAAGGGAATGGTGCACTTCCAGTACAACGCCGGCACCGAGTTGGCGCGCGCATTCTCCACCTTCGGGGGCGCCAGCCCAGGAACCGTCTCGCTACCAGGCGCCATCTTCGAGTCTGGCATCGACGATAACGTCCTCCAGAAGTCCTTCCATGTCGACCAGGCCACTGTTGAGACGCTCAAGCATGACCTGGCGCCTGCTGCCCCTGGGCCGGTGGCGCCACCGCCCTCCACGGCGGCACCAGGGCTCTCCACTCGCTCGGCGGCGCTCGCGGCGCTTGTTGGCTTAGGCGCCGCCTTCTGGTTGTGA